In the Colias croceus chromosome 1, ilColCroc2.1 genome, AGTTAATCCTCCGATTCTTCAAACTtttcatgttaaattttaaaagtctGTCATCATACTCCTTAATACTATTCCTCAAACCTAATCTAATACACAATGATCTTACAAATCGTCGCTGGATTGCctcaattttatcaatatgtatattatatattggtGACCATACTAACGAACAGTATTCAAGGACGCTTCTTACAAGAGAGTTATAAAGAGTAATCCAAGAAGATGGACATTGAAATGGTTTGGCAACTCTGAGTATAAAGCCTTTGCTTTGCTACAAATGTGGTCATAATGGTTTCTAAATGACAATACCGAATCAAATATTACTCCTAAATCTGATACCTGATGAACTCTTTCTAACACGAAATTTGAGATTCTGTATGGAAACtcgattttatatttactttttgaaAATGTTATCACTTTacacttattaatatttagttcCATACAATTATCTATACACCAatcatgaattttatttatgtcatattgtaataatttacaatctTCTACGCTTTTTATTGCACGGTAAATTTTAAGATCATCAGCATAAGCCAGACAATTACTCTCTATTATAtgtcatttataaatattagaaataataatggtCCTAAATGAAATGGAGCCCTGGGGAACTCCAGATTTTGTGTGATAGGCAATTGAGTCGTATCCAAATACAGTAACCATTTGCGATCGGTTCATAAGATACGACTGAAGCCAACGGTGCAGGTTGCCGTGTATTCCAAGATGAGCAgcatttattaatagaataataattatgattaacGCGATCAAAGGCCTTAAAGAAATCTGTATATAGGGAGTCAACCTgcaaatatatatatctatactaatattataaagctgaagagtttgtttgtttgtttgaacgcgcttatctcgggaactactggaccgatttaaaaaattctttcagtgttagatagccagATAGccagccacatattttgactaaggtgtagagtttgtgaagttaggccttgtagagttagggcgtgtagtgttagaagcttggctctacatgagatctgataactttttgacagtgcgagtcatatgggctcgtcttggcaacattttacatgaaaatgtttttggtgggccagatttattcaaatttgtctCCACATCAAAATCTCTTTTGAATAGtaccattatattatttttattacgatCAAATAATTTGCGTTaggtagatataatattatggaccGAAACAGtttgaattttcttttttgaatGTTTGTAttcttacaataattattgtaatatgggttatttaaattgtaaattattcaatataccTACACATAGAACATAATATACGTCCTCGAAACTCACTTCTAATGATTTTTCATTTTGATCAAAGAATCGGATGTCATAATTTAAATGGTAACAAGTAATTACAAGACAGAGTAGGtaacatccatactaatattaaaaatgcgaaagtaactctactgtctgtctgttactcaatcacgccttaactactgaaacaatttgcatgaaatttggcatagagttattttgatacctgagaaaggatatagggtaggttttatctcggaaatcctacggtaacgggattttctttgaaaacacgggcgaagccgcgggcggaaagctagtttcatataatcaaactaattttatacttttaatgcggcaaatttttgaaaattatttaaaaatatgtctcagaaaactaaaataatatacatcaTATAATGCATAAGTATTCTACCGACCTTCATTAATGATACTCATCTCAACTATAATGAATGTACAAAATTACACAATACACAACTTATTCACTCATTACCTATTCAAAACTCATAACACATTCATAACCCACAAAATCAGTTAACAAAACACATGTTCACACTTTAAAATTGAGTAATTTTATGCCATACATCCGTCCAACGTGAAACTACGCCTGTTAGTgagatattttaacattatttgagATTTATCAATGCTATTATGCTAGTCACATTATGAGACGAATTTGGCACCCGAGCTATTACAGTAATCTTTACAGACACCGACGCTATCGGAAAATCcaattaaatatagatttgATCCAGGAAATGTGAAACGTTTTTGTGTGACATCCACTGGTTAGTCTTACGTTATCAAAGCcttcaaaatacatttattgttGGGATATTCGTcccaaaataaagattttacaaTTACACATTTTCGCGGTTAGTCCCGCTATGGTATGGTCCCGGTATGGCACCCTCTTAAAATACCTATCAAAAAGTCCCGCTATGGTACCCATCTTTTAGATCTACGTTAGACAATAGAAGGTACAACTGAAAAGAAAAgtgtatctataaataaatacttttaggAGTGTATCAATAAAACGTCTGTTTGCGATATTAAATCAgtcttttattaattcaaaatatttataaaaaaatatcaaacagtaaaacgaaatattaattgcaatgtaatttttaaaattatatttttttcagtaaCCGTCTGTAATAGAAGGCGACAGCCAATAATATACTTTTCTGTACTGATCCgtaatttgaatttacttCTTTTTTGCACTCAATTATAGCCATTTGAACTTCATTGTCTTCAAAATGTGGCACGCACTGATCACTGTGTTTATaatctttaattattgtattattggtATTGTCAATAGTTATATATCCACTACATTTAATACTATTTCTCCTATTTACACAATGCCAAGtacttgaatttttattttctctgcgtttaatatgtttatgtcCGGCACGTAATAAAGTTTTTCCACCGCGTCGActgtcaataattattaaatttacaccACGTGCACTACTTGACCCAGACATTGCAATAGATAAACTAACAAGCTATCCTGCAAATAGCAAACTAAACCCGGAATAATACTGTCTCTctctattttcataaaaacaaaaggGAAGAGCTAGATACGAATTCGAGGAAGGGCTCGTCTCTATTGTTTTACGAAAAAACCGGTTGGTCAGGTAACTACCTGAAGTGAAACGACAATTACCGAGCGtgatttgtttaaaaaatagtattaataaatattatcttgcTTAACTATAATAGTTAagaaaagatattttttattaatactatttttttcttaacgCATTGTATAACTTTTCTTTACAACAGTACCAAAAACTGAAGGGTACCATAGCGGCACTTTTTGATAGGTATTTTAAGAGGGTGCCATACCGGGACCATACCATAGCGGGACTAACCCCATTTTCgaaagaaatagaaatagaaatagaaatcgTTTTATTTGCCACCATGTAACTCTTAGTAATTAATAcacaaaacagaaaaaaaaagatagtaATGGAGGCAAAAAGGACTCCCCGTCAGCAAAGCAGcaaccattatttaaaatgtattgctgCACTGATTTTCAGATATCTAACAACTGTGTATTGTTTATGTTTACATCTTGGTTTACGTTAATCTTTATTATGGTCGCGACCTATCAATGATGGAACCGATTAAAAAAGAGTATCAGTAAGAGTATAAGTACTTCAGATCTTGGCGCCCCCCCATAATTTTTCGCCCCGGGCCATTGCCCCCTCtagccccccccccccccccccccccctaaCGCCGGCACTGTCCCTTTTCGTACATATTATGAACTAAatcatagtttttaatatGGTACCATAGATATGGATGGACGAGCAGAGTCTCATATTCATCTTCTCGcttaaattttataggtacctatacaacACTGCTTAAACATAATGAACAGAAGTGAaagaattaaacaaaaaaatatgtaaaactcGGTATTTTCCGCGATTCacatttacaaacataataataatttaaaaaaacgaggcgtgtcactcggggactgccgcggtaaagctattgcatgctaagccttcaagccacacctccgcccgtcggagtggggagcgtgaggttttttcgttacggaatttctcaattcggtccccgcgctcaaggcccgcgatagaagctatgcaatagcttaaaaagatTACAATACGCCCACTATATATAAAATCCAAAGTGATGTAAGTTAATCCTTTTCACCagttttcaattttcacacaaattagaccaaattaaaaataattctaaatatatttcattgaaatttaattagatgtgaattaaattaagttattatcGACAAACACAACATTGCCGTTAAAATGCACcggtatataaataatattaacaaataacCACAAATTCATTCATATACCTATTTTGTTGTGTGACTATCATGGGCAAACCacaacattattaatatttgaagcATGTTAGCCGTActgaaaatatcaataaaattgtggCTAATTGCTTTGTATTCACGTCTCACTAATCAAACAAAGTTCGCCATACTTGTTTGCGTACTTTTACAAAACCAATTTAACCAAAATGTTCCTGTTCATTTGCTAGAAGAACcgttttgtaaaaaatgttaGTATTTAAAAGCTATTCTTCCCTTTTCTAGAAAACGTTTGCGGCTGATTGGATTTGTTTGGTTCTTTGCTTAGTTCCGTTGATATTTGTTTTCAGTACCTACTTACGCTATACAGTCGAGCATGGACTGTGAAACTTGCACAATTTGcagcttatttattttattctcgaTGTTATCCATTTAAttgcatttatattaatattatgaatttctaattttaaacaaaccgAGAGTCTAAATCTTGTTTTGTATAAGGATATACTTTCAATGTTGCATAAACGTTTACAGGAAATATTTCGTACGCCTACTGTAAAATGTATAGCAATAATGTGCGTATGACATTATAGTGATAGGTAATTGCTACATTTAGTACTtttgcgtaatattatttaatttcgaGGATTTCTCTCGTGCATAGATAGatctaatcaaataaaatcaaataatttatcttttaacaAGCTATGCGGCACTTTTAGATATTCGTTAGTTTACATTAATTCAACGTTTTAACctagtttattaaatataaacaaggTTAAATATATGCATAATCATCATTAAGGTGGATTCCCACGGCCTGATTGCTTCACAGGCATTGGCAGACGACAGGCGCCTGTCGCCATCCGTCGCCATCTGAACTGAGCGTTCCCACGGCCTGTGTGCGTCCGGCGAGGCCGGTGGACGCTCATTCCTactaatacctaataaattttcttttttttttaattcaacgATAGGTATATTTCCATGTGTTAAGTGGGTTTTTATTCGTAACCAGGCATCATTAACatcatttctatttttatattgaggTTTTGAACAATTCCATAGAGCTGGTTCATTTTCGTACAGAGTTAAAAACTCGAAAATAAGTTCGTTCGTCCACTCCATCAGCTACGTAGGCACAAAATTATCGTAGATGCTATCGTACATCGTACGTAGgcacaaaattatcgtatttgtacgataattatcggtTCCGAACACTGACGCGCCACAGACGGCAGGCCCTGACGGACGTCGACAGACGCCGTCGCACCGCGCCACGCCGCACCTTTGATCTTAAGGTGGGTTCCCACGGCCGGATTGCTTCACAGATCCGACCGCGCCACACCAGACCACATGCCGTGGGAATCGGCGCGCTTGTGGTCGTCTGCCGAGGCTCGTGCTATCAATTGCAAGTATTTCTTGTTcttaagaaatattaattacgtTAGAATTATAAtgaactaggtttccgcccgcgtcttcgcccgcgcagtcaaagaaaaacccgcatagttcccgttcccgtgggatttccgggattgtgtCATtctcccgggataaaaagtagcctatgtcctttctcgggtatccaaatatctccataccaaataattatcatgaaaattggttcagcagtttaggcgtgattgagtaacagacagacagacagagttactttcgcatttgtaatattagtatggatggaccttaattatcttatttatcTTTGTAGTTTTATAATCTATTAAGCTTATTAAGAAAGTTCGCCTCAAATTTAGGAACTAAATGAACAGTTATGGTCCAGTTTTAAGCACCAGGAAATTATAGCACGAGTCTATAATTAGGGAACAATCAATGTTCAATAAAAAGATGACAAATAACCTTTATTATCCAAATAAGAACAAGGAAAATGACCCATTACTAGCTCTATGAATAATGGAAgtggaatatttatttcttggaAAGGATGAATAAACACACAGGTAACTATGATCAGTGATTGTGACGATCAAACGAAACATAATGAGAATGGAATCaagtttattaacattttataatgagtaaattcatattttataaatcaataatagAATTTAATACGACagatacattaatatttttattcaaatactgaTGATTGTTCTCGAGtcgaatttaatattatgatataaattatacaaagatattaattactgaagacttatattatatatcatcatattattatgataaacaTAATTTCAATAGAATTATAACGAAACTATCATATTCAttatgtttaaactttaaatatcACTCACACtcacatataataatatgttactcACAATATGCTTATTTCTAGAAAATTCTTGTATACCTGTAGAAAGACAATTTTAaccttatatttatatttcaaaatatgtcAATCACAATGCgtcaaacatattatttcatataaagaaatttaatcatatttaGGAAAAACCGTAATTTGTTAACGTCGAGAGGAAGATAACCATATCAAATTTATATCGATGGATTTAAAATTTAGCTATAAAGCTCAAGCATATTTTCGATTATCATGGGAAATCCCCTtagattcatattttaattccttaataaaaaataatatgatctaGTCTGTAATAGTTGtagttcatttaatttattatgtcttCAAAAATCTCAAAATAGTTGCAGAGTTaggaaaataatgaaatacgACTAGAAATAACgtacatttttgttaaattaaattaatattaagtatgtctTCCTTTCACACAAATTAAGGTAAAagcacctaatacggaggtatttcgcaacatttgaaagtaagtatcaaaaataagcatttgtaagtatttctaaaggtgccaaaccactttatcgttaaaagtggaacttaaattttgtattgctgttgagtctatgtttattttcataatatttcttattttaaaaaaatatttaaatagtcatgtcgattttccctaatacggaggtatgattttggtcagagcctaatactgcggtaggcggctcctaatacggagggtcagatattatatacattgaagttccgtacaaataatatttgttaaataataggaatgtgttagtaaagtaaattgtaagttttttattcattaaccattggtttgattacgttgattcacttttaatgtgtttcatttatgcttttagttttatcggaaaaaaaacacgcatatcaaataagaatccacaaaaaaagacacaaaacttcttatttatttacgcaaccctaaatctggtaattttaagttctatgaaatagggccgtaataggagatcatatataacctaatacagagttacctggaaatatctaccaccgtaataggaaaactactcgtgtttttaataatcctaattctgacccatcaaaaattcgataaacaagagaatgtaaatgcttaatcaaatgataacagttttttggctcagatgtgtaaaactcaaatcaacagttatacaaaataaatgatttgtgatacattaaaatacaccttcctatttttaccccttctaagaaacaaacattttgtactcaaccattttcatatttaactggatttctaattaagaaaacataccgcagaatatggtttctaatttatcagattaataattattccaactaatcttggaattaattcaataagtaaataaaattcaagttataaacaattaaacatgcccagtatttttcctatttcggagttatgccaccgtattaggattaatctataaaatttgtatcgtattacggcggtattttatttcttattttttgggtagaaaatgacttacaaatatgaaacaagctatttaaatagtgagtgtaatagtaggaaaatgcaataaacaatacatatacaaacttgaacggctttttaatacgaaaaacttagtttataaatattagtgtacttacttttgttgtttcgcgtttgtatggaaacacctctcatgtcgatgccgttacacagattgattgatcttgttgtgttgtctatgtgctatacttgcaaacgttagttaagtcatggagtaataaatttggaataaatagcttacgttttggtgtacttaaaatttataaaacaggaataaaacTCGAAAAAAGAAATACCACCGTATTAGGAAGCGATTTTGACTACCGCCGTATTAGGAGCCTTTACCTTACTACATCAGTCTCAATGTTATAAATGCTAACTGGTGTAAATTGAGTTACTTTAGTTAATTGTACACGTATACATTTGAAAACATCACGGCCAACTTCTCTCGGCAGGGCTTCATATGTTCAACAATTATGCAGCCTTTTACTTCATAATTATGCTAGTCTTGATTCATTTGGCTTATTAATATCACAGTCTGTGTGAATTCATCTAGTATACTTACGTCATCTGCGTTtcttctacaatttttttatttttctttttatcttGGTAATATTGATGTAACATATCCGGTATCCACATGATTAGGAACATCACTAGAATTGCGTTTTGCGCAGTTATACAAATTATGTAACTACCAGTATAATCTCTTATCCAGCCTAGGAAGTAGCCCATAGGAGGGACGATGATTCCCATACTTAACATTCCTAGACCTACAGCTGACGCTACCTGATCCATTCTACATTGTTCTGAGATTGCAATGTTCTTAGATACACTCACCATACTTCTTCCAAAGCCATATAATGATGACATAGCAAGCAACACGAACATATCCGTTTGGTAGGCCAAAACTGTAAAAGagatcaaatattataaataccttATTAAGTTAAAGGACATGCAGCTAGATTAGATTAATCCCTTATCAAATTACGTGGAAACATATACCCCAAATATGGAATTTTTGATGGTGATAATATCAATTTACTGCgacagtaaaatataaattagagTATCgtgtaaaataagtaaattattttctattaatttaaatgctcAGATCTATTTTGGAATGGTTACTTACTTTGTCTTATTACAAGTAACCAAATACTGGTCAATACCAACGTCATTCTAGctgatattttgaattttgattgcGCTTGCGGCAATGCAAGTCTTCCAATAATATCTGGAAACGCTACGGCTGACATGCAGTTAGCAGTTTCTTGTTTATTCATACCCGCAACCttctacaattaaaaaaaattttaaatttttagaatatcatcaataaatttgttatggAAATAGGAATAAATACCTGCAGGAAAAGTGGATATAGCATGCTGAagttttgtattgaaataaatgttaaagcTGTTCCGagtataacatttaaaaatcgtGGGCTGGATAAAAGGGAAATATCAAGTAAatcgtatattttttgtagaattgttttgtttttctttggtTCTGCGTGATTATGtcctagaaaataaaaattatgtacaatatacctacattatacatcataagattatgtgaaatacaggcaatttttaattgaaatgcGTACCATTCATAGGACTATTACCATTTTGATGCATCTGTAATTCGGTATGactttgatatattttatgagaaCTTTCTTTTTCCTTGCCATTTTCATGCAATACTGTTGGGACAGTTGCGCGTCGAGTACCCTTGTATACGTCATCATTATTTTCGTGATTATTCTCTAATAGCGAAATTTTTTCATCAACTACAACTTCTTCTACTACTTTTTTCATGTGCCATTCCACGGGCTGTATTAACAGCGTTCCAAAAAtcttaaattacaaattttgttaattgatttaaagAGCTATCAACGGAATCGATATAGGTTGGTATACCTACCCCATGCAAGCTGAGGGAAGAGAGAAGTAAACATGCTCCTCTAAACCCATAATGGTCCAAAAGATATTGCACCACATGAGGCATTATGGTCTGCCCAATACCGGTTCCCGCCAATGCTATTCCAACTGCAATACTCTTTTTCAACTTAAAGTAGCTATTTATGGACACGAATCCAGCATTTTGAATAAAACCTAAGCCTAGACCTGAAATAGAATTAACTGTAAGTATTAATCAACGAATTTTATAGCTaattgtatgtaggtatagtatatgtacctatattgtcGCGGATATGGTAagaagaaaaaacaaaatggatTTGATGGGAGGAAACTGCAATATCTGAGCTTTGTTCAGCTGTATAAGAATAAGGTTGGAACAGAACTAGGAGGGTTATATCACggtgttttattaaaaaatatgagtaaaataattttaaatgcaacAAAAATACTTGGCACAACACAGCCTGTTTGGagttgaaaattgaaatactgaaaatataaactttgaaatgaCAACATTACCTAAAAGTATGCTGTAACTTATAATCAAATGCACTATGTTCGTTGAAAATCCACTACAGAATATTCCTGTGGTACAGAACACAGCTCCAGTGACGCACACAAATCTGGCTGACGTCAATTTAACTAGAGCACCGGCGATCGGACCACCGAAATTGGACACAAAAAGCATAACACTGAGAACTATGGCCGCTCCTTGCGTCGTGTGTCCCATTGCTTCCAGAGCATCTCCGTATAGCAAGCTGAAGAGGGTCAACATAGACTGATTgaatatctaaaataaaatttcatcttGATTTAATactcaaaaaaattgcttaaaaattttagaacaatcagaatatgtattaaaactGAATACCACTAgatttttgaatataataatatgcttgCCATTAATATAGAAAAAGTTTCGGATTACctcatatttgttattttacagagtttcaatgtaaatatacttttcatgaataaattgaaatagtaacaatcaaataacaatcaaattaatttactgAAATTATCTTAAAAGATTCAAATTTCGTTGATATTTCTTCATTTAGCAGTTTTGAgtaatttattcaaacatGTTATCTACGGTTCTAGGTTCAAATTATGGGAGgctattatgaaataaaaagaaaattacctATCATATCGTTTGGTAAGAATCCGTGATCTTCATTCaaggtaataatattatgtatctatgataatactaatataagtatgtataaaaatCATCTAccaaatctatttaaaaaaaatataattcaacactatatatattttaaaaattgaagtgTAACTAAAAATCAAGACTTCTGTGTTCGAAGGATCGTGAATAGTGATAAAAAAATTCCTGTATTTTACTTCATTGCTCaatttcttgtttttatttttattgtactaTATGAAGATACATACTACAAacttttatacaatataactGCTTACTGGTAGATACCTTAATGATGTTCTTACTTACATTGGAAAGTCCAGTTCCTATTAAAACCATCCACCCCCAACCTCCATCAGGGGGCACTAGTTTTATCCTTTTCTCCGTCCTTGGGAACGCTAATGAATTTTTCTTCGACATGTTTCCTGTTTTTCCTtatgtttcattaaaaaactTCATGTGAGtgtttttctaaaaaaaaataatttgttgttaACACCCTGAAATAGCGATACGGAAAGGTTAATTTTAACACTTTTGACCGCCAATCTCGAAACGgctattattttaagtagttACTATAATATCTCTTGATTTGAAAATATGACCTCAGAGTAACTGGTCATTGGACATATTACGTACGTACGACATACGTCATACATGGTATTTATCACAATACCAAGTAGCCGAGTGAACCgagtcaaatattaattaccgGTTGTGGAAAGATATAATGGAAAATAGTGGTAAAAAACCTATACTCTAACATAATATCAGTATAATAGAAGAGTAAAGGTTTTCATAAAACACTTTGTAAACtagtttttttgtaatttgctaggtaaaatttatttatgtaaattaccattatattttaatctgtTCCATCTTTATagaatactagctgctccactcggtttcacccccgtggctccactcctgttgcccgtagcgtgatgaaatatagcctatatccttcctcgataaatgggctatctaacaccgaaagaatttttcaaatcggaccagtagttcccgagattagtgcgttaaaacaaacaaacaaactcttcagctttataatattagtatagatgtgtTAAATACCTAggattaataaaaagtaaaaatcatcatcatcatcatctgaGGCTCTACAGCCGCGAGTGGGCCTTGGCCTGGTCTAGTATTTTCTTCCAGACATCTCGATCCTTTGCCCGGGTTCTCCAATTTTTCACATCTATCGTCTTTAAGTCCTGTTCCACGCCATCCAACCAACGGAGCTTTGGTCTTCCACGATTTCTACGTCCATCTGGTTTTCCATCAAGCAGACGCAGAGGAGCCCTGTTGTCGTCCATACGTGCAACGTGTCCGGCCCAGCGTAAACGGCCGAGTTTTATGGTCTTTATGACATTCGGCTCCTTGTACATTCCATAAAGCTCATGATTATACCGTGTTCTCCAACGTCTATTTTCCAGCACAGCACCGAATATTCGTCTGAGGATTTTTCGTTCGAAGACCAGCAGGCAATCCTCATCTTTTTTGCTCAAGACCCAGCTTTCGGACCCATATGTTAGTACCGGTCTTAGTAGGGTCTTGTATAGCAGTACCTTTATGTTTCGGGATAGCAGTTTCGATCGAAAATATCTCAGAAGGCCGAAGTAGCACTTGTTTGCAGCCATGATTCGTTTGCATATTTCTGCAGATATTTCGTTCTGGTCTGATATTAATGATCCCAGGTACACAAAGTCATGTACAGCCGCGAATGTCTTGTCGCCGATGACAATATCCTGCCGAGTTTCGCTCGGGGTCCTAGTGGCTTTCAGGTATTTTagtaagtaaaaataactaattaaaataaatgaaaattgtgatgtgtacCTATTGTTACACTTTGAATTATGGGCT is a window encoding:
- the LOC123693080 gene encoding monocarboxylate transporter 2-like isoform X2 — its product is MSKKNSLAFPRTEKRIKLVPPDGGWGWMVLIGTGLSNIFNQSMLTLFSLLYGDALEAMGHTTQGAAIVLSVMLFVSNFGGPIAGALVKLTSARFVCVTGAVFCTTGIFCSGFSTNIVHLIISYSILLGLGLGFIQNAGFVSINSYFKLKKSIAVGIALAGTGIGQTIMPHVVQYLLDHYGFRGACLLLSSLSLHGIFGTLLIQPVEWHMKKVVEEVVVDEKISLLENNHENNDDVYKGTRRATVPTVLHENGKEKESSHKIYQSHTELQMHQNGNSPMNGHNHAEPKKNKTILQKIYDLLDISLLSSPRFLNVILGTALTFISIQNFSMLYPLFLQVAGMNKQETANCMSAVAFPDIIGRLALPQAQSKFKISARMTLVLTSIWLLVIRQILAYQTDMFVLLAMSSLYGFGRSMVSVSKNIAISEQCRMDQVASAVGLGMLSMGIIVPPMGYFLGWIRDYTGSYIICITAQNAILVMFLIMWIPDMLHQYYQDKKKNKKIVEETQMT
- the LOC123693080 gene encoding monocarboxylate transporter 2-like isoform X1, with protein sequence MSKKNSLAFPRTEKRIKLVPPDGGWGWMVLIGTGLSNIFNQSMLTLFSLLYGDALEAMGHTTQGAAIVLSVMLFVSNFGGPIAGALVKLTSARFVCVTGAVFCTTGIFCSGFSTNIVHLIISYSILLGLGLGFIQNAGFVSINSYFKLKKSIAVGIALAGTGIGQTIMPHVVQYLLDHYGFRGACLLLSSLSLHGIFGTLLIQPVEWHMKKVVEEVVVDEKISLLENNHENNDDVYKGTRRATVPTVLHENGKEKESSHKIYQSHTELQMHQNGNSPMNGHNHAEPKKNKTILQKIYDLLDISLLSSPRFLNVILGTALTFISIQNFSMLYPLFLQKVAGMNKQETANCMSAVAFPDIIGRLALPQAQSKFKISARMTLVLTSIWLLVIRQILAYQTDMFVLLAMSSLYGFGRSMVSVSKNIAISEQCRMDQVASAVGLGMLSMGIIVPPMGYFLGWIRDYTGSYIICITAQNAILVMFLIMWIPDMLHQYYQDKKKNKKIVEETQMT
- the LOC123691743 gene encoding uncharacterized protein LOC123691743, which translates into the protein MSNLLEYVSDINEELEKQNEIHAIYTDFSKAFDMVDFWPSCPKVVPRRTPSETRQDIVIGDKTFAAVHDFVYLGSLISDQNEISAEICKRIMAANKCYFGLLRYFRSKLLSRNIKVLLYKTLLRPVLTYGSESWVLSKKDEDCLLVFERKILRRIFGAVLENRRWRTRYNHELYGMYKEPNVIKTIKLGRLRWAGHVARMDDNRAPLRLLDGKPDGRRNRGRPKLRWLDGVEQDLKTIDVKNWRTRAKDRDVWKKILDQAKAHSRL
- the LOC123693080 gene encoding monocarboxylate transporter 2-like isoform X3 — its product is MSKKNSLAFPRTEKRIKLVPPDGGWGWMVLIGTGLSNIFNQSMLTLFSLLYGDALEAMGHTTQGAAIVLSVMLFVSNFGGPIAGALVKLTSARFVCVTGAVFCTTGIFCSGFSTNIVHLIISYSILLGLGLGFIQNAGFVSINSYFKLKKSIAVGIALAGTGIGQTIMPHVVQYLLDHYGFRGACLLLSSLSLHGIFGTLLIQPVEWHMKKVVEEVVVDEKISLLENNHENNDDVYKGTRRATVPTVLHENGKEKESSHKIYQSHTELQMHQNGHNHAEPKKNKTILQKIYDLLDISLLSSPRFLNVILGTALTFISIQNFSMLYPLFLQKVAGMNKQETANCMSAVAFPDIIGRLALPQAQSKFKISARMTLVLTSIWLLVIRQILAYQTDMFVLLAMSSLYGFGRSMVSVSKNIAISEQCRMDQVASAVGLGMLSMGIIVPPMGYFLGWIRDYTGSYIICITAQNAILVMFLIMWIPDMLHQYYQDKKKNKKIVEETQMT